The genomic DNA GGTTGCCCAGGGCGTGACCGCCGAGCGGTCCGTCCCCGGCGAAGCGGTGCTGGAGGGCGTCTCGCCACTGCAGCCCCCACTCCGACGCGCTGCACAGCGCGGCGAGTGCCATGCGCAGGTCGCCGGGCGGCAGGATGTCGAACTCCTCACGCAGCCGACCGCTGGAGCCACCGTCGTCCGCGACGGTCACGATGGCCGTGATGCGGTCGGTCACCGGCTGCAGGGCCTGCAACGAGGCCGCGAGCCCGTGCCCTCCCCCGAGCGCGGCCACGGCCGGCCGACGGCCCGCACCCGGTGCCGGGCGCAGACCGTACGACTCACTCCCGGCCCAGGTCACGGTGAACCACCAGGGTGCCGATGTCAGGGGCGTCGATGCGGCGGCCGAGCTCCTCGGCGACGGCCACGGACCGGTGCTTGCCTCCGGTACAGCCGACCGCGAGGGTGACGTAGCTGCGACCCTCGCGCAGGTAGCCGGCGGTCATCGGCTCCAGGAGCGCCAGCGTCCGGTCGATGAACTCGGCGGCGCCCGGCTGCGCGAGCACGAAGTCGGACACCACCTGGTCCTTACCGGTGTGCGGACGCAGCTCGGGGTTCCAGAACGGGTTGGGCAGGAACCGCATGTCGAACACCAGGTCGGCGTCCAACGGGATGCCGTACTTGAACCCGAACGACATGACCGCGATACGCAGGGGCGGGCGCTCGTCCGCGCCGACGAGCTCGTGGACCTTGGCCGTCAGCTGGTGGACGTTGAGTCCGCTGGTGTCGATCAGCAGGTCGGCGTTCGAGCGCAGGTTACGCAGCATCTCGCGCTCCTTGACGATGCCGTCCAGCATGCGCCCCTCACCCTGCAACGGGTGCGGCCGGCGTACGGACTCGAACCGGCGCACGAGTGACTCGTCGGTGGCGTCGACGAACACCACCGTCGGACGCCAGCCGTGATCGCGCAGGCCGTCGAGGCCGTCACGGAAGTCGGTGAAGAAGGTGCGGCTGCGGACGTCGACGACAGCAGCCAGCCGCGTGCCCGGCTGGCTGCCCTGCTCGAGCAGCTCGGCCATCGGCATCAGCATCTGCGGCGGCAGGTTGTCGATGACGTACCAGCCACGGTCCTCCAGCACATTGGCGACGGTCGAACGCCCGGCGCCGCTCATGCCGGTCACGATCAGCATCTGCGCCGAACGGGGTGGGGCCGTCTCGTCGTCGGTCATCGCGGGCTCCTCCAAAGTCAGTCCAGGACCTCACCGGTCGTCACGTTGACTGCAGGCGTGCTGTCGGCATCCTCGCGCAACGCCTCGTGCACGGTGCGGGCGAGGGCAGGTCCGATGCCCTTGACGGCTGCGATCTCGTCCTCGGACGCCTGCCGGACCCGCTTGACCGAGCCGAACTCCTTGAGCAGTGCCTTGCGCCGGACCGCGCCCAGTCCCGGGATGCCGTCGAGGGCGGAGGCCGTCATCGCCTTCGAGCGCCGCTGCCGGTGGAACGTGATCGCGAACCGGTGCGCCTCGTCGCGAATCCGCTGGAGCAGGTAGAGGCCCTCGCTCGTGCGAGGCAGCAGCACGGGGAACTCGTCGTCGGGCAGCCACACCTCCTCGAGCCGCTTGGCCAGGCCGACGACCGCGACGTCGTCGATGCCGAGGCGATCGAGGGCGCGCTGGGCTGCCTGCACCTGCGGGCGGCCGCCGTCGACCACCACGAGCTGCGGCGGGTAGGCGAAACGCTTGGGCCGGCCCGTCTCCTCGTCGATCAGGCCGCCGCTGTCCTCACCCGGGTCGAGCTCGACCTCGCCCGAGGTGTCGCGGTCCTCGAGGTATCGCCTGAACCGTCGCGTGAGGACCTCGTCCATGGCCGCGGTGTCGTCCATCCGCACGGTGCCGTCCGGCTGGACCGCCCCTCGGACGATGAACCGGCGGTACTCGCCCTTGCGCGCGAGGCCGTCCTCGAACACCACCATGGACGCCACCACCTGAGTGCCCTGGACGTGGCTGACGTCGAAGCACTCGATGCGCAACGGTGCCTGGTCGAGCGCGAGCGCCTCCTGCAGCTCCTGCAGTGCCTGGCTGCGCGCGGTGAGGTCACCGGCGCGGGTCACCTTGTGCCGTGCCAGCGACTGCTCGGCGTTGCGGGTCACGGTCTCGAGCAACGTGCGCTTGTCACCACGCTGCGGGACGCGCAGGTCGACCCGAGCCCCTCGCAACGTGCTCAACCACTCGGCGAGGTTGTCGGCGTCGGGCGGCAGGACCGGCACGAGCACCTCGCGTGGGACGCCGTCCGGGGACTCCCCGCCGTAGACCTGCTGCAGCAGGTGCTCGACCACCTCGGGGAGGCCGACGTCACCCTCGGCCTGGATCTCGACCACCCAGCCGCGCTGCCCGCGAACCCGACCGCCGCGTACGTGGAACACCTGCACCGCGGCCTCGAGCTCGTCGCTGCTGAGCGCGAACACGTCGGCGTCTGTGGCGTCACCGAGCACGATCGCCGACCGCTCCAGGGCCTTCTGGAGGGCGTTGATGTCGTCGCGC from Luteipulveratus halotolerans includes the following:
- the uvrC gene encoding excinuclease ABC subunit UvrC, whose translation is MADPSSYRPKPGEIPVDPGVYRFRDKDGRVIYVGKAKSLRSRLSSYFQDIAALHPRTRTMVQTGASVEWTVVRNEVEALQLEYSWIKEYDPRFNVKYRDDKSYPYLAVTMGEEFPRAQVMRGAKRKGTRYFGPYAHAWAIRETLDQLLRVFPVRTCSSGVFKRAGQVGRPCLLGYIDKCSAPCVGRVSPEEHRDIAADFCDFMAGNTSRFVKRLEQQMKSASEQLEFEQAARLRDDINALQKALERSAIVLGDATDADVFALSSDELEAAVQVFHVRGGRVRGQRGWVVEIQAEGDVGLPEVVEHLLQQVYGGESPDGVPREVLVPVLPPDADNLAEWLSTLRGARVDLRVPQRGDKRTLLETVTRNAEQSLARHKVTRAGDLTARSQALQELQEALALDQAPLRIECFDVSHVQGTQVVASMVVFEDGLARKGEYRRFIVRGAVQPDGTVRMDDTAAMDEVLTRRFRRYLEDRDTSGEVELDPGEDSGGLIDEETGRPKRFAYPPQLVVVDGGRPQVQAAQRALDRLGIDDVAVVGLAKRLEEVWLPDDEFPVLLPRTSEGLYLLQRIRDEAHRFAITFHRQRRSKAMTASALDGIPGLGAVRRKALLKEFGSVKRVRQASEDEIAAVKGIGPALARTVHEALREDADSTPAVNVTTGEVLD
- the rapZ gene encoding RNase adapter RapZ encodes the protein MTDDETAPPRSAQMLIVTGMSGAGRSTVANVLEDRGWYVIDNLPPQMLMPMAELLEQGSQPGTRLAAVVDVRSRTFFTDFRDGLDGLRDHGWRPTVVFVDATDESLVRRFESVRRPHPLQGEGRMLDGIVKEREMLRNLRSNADLLIDTSGLNVHQLTAKVHELVGADERPPLRIAVMSFGFKYGIPLDADLVFDMRFLPNPFWNPELRPHTGKDQVVSDFVLAQPGAAEFIDRTLALLEPMTAGYLREGRSYVTLAVGCTGGKHRSVAVAEELGRRIDAPDIGTLVVHRDLGRE